GGTTTTTCAAGACATGCGTCACCACCGCCGATGGCCGCGACCAGGTGACCGGCTTCCAGATGACGGGCGAGATCATCGGCTTGGACGGCATCGTGAACGACCACCACTCGTGCAACGCGGTGGCGCTGGAGGATGCCGAGGTCTGCATCATGCCGTTCGACCAGGTGGAAGAGCTTTCACGCGAATTCACCACGCTGCAGCACCACGTGCACAAGATCATGAGCCGCGAGATCGTGCGCGACCACGGCGTGATGCTGCTGCTGGGCAGCATGCGCGCAGAAGAGCGGCTGGCGGCATTCCTGCTGAACCTGGTGCAACGGCTGCACGCGCGGGGGTTCTCGCAGTCGGAGCTGGTGCTGCGCATGACGCGCGAGGAGATCGGCAGCTACCTGGGCATGAAGCTGGAGACGGTCAGTCGAACGTTCTCGAAGTTCGTCGACGACGGCATCATTGACGTCAAGCAGCGCTACGTGCGCATCAAGGACACGGACGGCCTGCGCCGCATCGTGAACCCGCAGCCCTGTGGATGATGTCGCTTCGCGGGTCGCTGCCCCCCCCAAGGGGGCTGATCCGCCTTGGGGCGGCCCGGCGGCGGATCGCGTCCCTTCTCCATTTCAGTCTCGCGCCAGCCACACGCTGAGCGCGCCCGAGAGCGCCGTCACCGCCCAGAACACGAAGAACGCCACGGTGTAGACCATCTGGCGCGAGCCTTCGAGCGGCTGGCCGCCGAGCCAGTGCAGGTCGCCCGGGTCGACCATCGCGAACACCAGCATCTCCAGCAATGCGGCAGTGAGGAAGGTGGGCCAGGCGATGCCCATCCATTGGCGCACGTTCATTTCATCGCTCCTGCGGCACGACGGGCGAGGCCGCGTGGTTGCGCGCCTGGTGGGCGGGCTGCAGCTGGATCAGGGCTTCGTCACGCGCCTGGCCTTGCAGCACGGAAGCCGCCGCGCGGTCGCGCTCGAAAGCGGTTTTGTCGAGCACCGGGTCGGCATGGGTCACGGCAATGTAGACCATGACGAGACTGGCCAGCACCACGATCAGCGGGCCACCTACCACCAGCCACATTTGCGGCACGCGCCACCAAGCCACGCTCGGTATCTGGACGGTGGGAGAGGACGATGGGTTCACGCGAGCTCCTTCAAAGACGGAAAACAAGTTCAACGCGGCACGAGGAACACGGCCTTTTCGGACACGTGGATGCCCTCGTCGCCTGTGGCGCGGATGTCGAAGCGGATCGGATGCGATCCGCTGCTGGCCGCGTCCGGCGGGATCTGCACGCGCACGGCCACGGCGCGCACTTCGGTCGACAGCACCTCGACCTCGGCCGGCGTGTCCAGCGCGATGCCGGGCAGGCCCGAGACCTGGATGGCATAGCGCTGCGGCAATTCGGTGGCGTTCATGATCTGCAGGCGGAACACGTTCTCGATCCGGCCCTCTTCCACCATGCGCGCGAGCGCCCCCCGGTCGCGTATCACGTCGACCTTGAGCGGCGTGCGCAGGAACAGGCTCAGGCCCACCGCGATCGTGATGACACCCAGAATGGCCGTGTAGACCAGCACGCGGGGGCGCAACGCCCGGCGCAGCATCTGGCGCGTGCCCCAGCCTTGCTCAATGCCGTTCTGCGTGGAGAAGCGGATCAGCCCGCGCGGGTAGCCCACCTTGTCCATCACGGTGTCGCACACGTCAATGCAGGCAGCGCAGCCGATGCATTCGTATTGCAGGCCGTTGCGGATGTCAATGCCGGTCGGGCACACCTGCACGCACAGCGTGCAATCCACGCAGGCACCCAGGCCCAGCGCCGTGGGGTCGGCCTTCTTCGAGCGCGCGCCGCGCGGCTCGCCGCGTTGCTCGTCGTAGGTGACGATCATGGTGTCGCGGTCGAACATCGCGCTCTGGAAGCGCGCGTAGGGGCACATGTACTTGCACACCTGCTCGCGCAGGAAGCCGGCGTTGCCGTAGGTGGCCAGGCCGTAGAAGAAGATCCAGAACCACTGCCAGGGCCCGAGCGCGGCGGCCATGGAGAGCGCGCCCAGTTCGCGGATGGGCGTGAAGTAGCCCACGAAGGTAAAGCCGGTCCACAGCGAGAACACCAGCCACAGCGCGTGCTTGAGCGAGCGCTTGGCCAGCTTCTCGGCCGAGAGGCCCGCACGGTCGAGCTTCAGGCGCGCGCTGCGGTCGCCCTCCACCCGCTTCTCGATCCACAGAAAAATTTCGGTGTAGACCGTCTGCGGACAGGCAAAGCCGCACCACAGACGCCCGGCCACGGCGGTGAACAAAAACAGCGCCAGCGCCGAGATGACGAGCAGGCCGGTGAGGTAGATGAAGTCCTGCGGGTACAGGACGAGGTTGAAGATGTAGAAGCGGCGCGCCTCCAGATCGAACAGCACGGCCTGGCGGGCGTGCCACTGCAACCAGGGCAGACCATAGAACACGATCTGCGTGAGCCAGACCATGATCCAGCGCCAGCGCGAGAACAGGCCCGAGACCGAGCGCGGCTGGATCTTCTCGCGCGCGGCGTACAGGGACACCATCACCTCGTCGTCGGCGGGCACTGCGACGATGGGAATGGTGGCTTTTCGATCGGTCATGAAGGATTCTTCTCGCGCGCGTCGGTCGGTCGGTCGATCAGTTGGGCGCTGGCGACGCCTTGTTCGACATGCCCCACACATACGCGCTCAACACGTGGATCTGGTCGGCATTGAGCTTGTCAGCCTGGGCCGGCATCTGGTTGTTGAAGCCCTTGGTGATGGCCCGCACCACGGCCTCTTCGCCCCAGCCGTGCAGCCAGACCTTGTCGCTCAGGTTGGGTGCGCCCATGGCGGTGTTGCCCTTGCCGTCCGCGCCATGGCACGCCGCGCAGGCGGCGAAGGCGGGTCGGCCCAGAGCCGCGCGTACCGAGTCGTGCGGGCTGCCCGAGAGGCTGAGCACGAAGTGGGCGACGTTGCGCACGTCTTCGGGCGAGCCCACGGCCGCGGCCATGGGAGGCATCACGCCCATGCGCCCGGAGATGATGGTGGCCTTGATCGTGGCCGGGTCACCACCCCAGAGCCAATCGCCATCGGTCAGGTTGGGAAAGCTGCGCGCGCCGCGCGCGTCAGAGCCGTGGCAGGTGGCGCAGTTGTTCATGAACAGGCGCTCGCCGATCGCCATGGCCTGTGCGTTGCCCGCGAGCTGCTGGGGCTCCATGCCGTTGAATTGCGCGTACAACGGCGCGATCTCTTCGGCTCGCTTGGCCACTTCGTTCTGGTAGCGGCTGCCGGACGTCCAGTTCAACATGCCCGGGTACTTGCCGTACATGGGGTACAGCAAGCCGTAGAGCAGCGAGAACACCACAGTGATGATGAAGAGATAGACCCACCAGCGCGGCAGCGGGTTGTTCATTTCGCGCAGGTCTTCGTCCCACACGTGGCCGGTGGTGTTGTCGGCCGTGGCCTTGACCTTGGCGGTGCCGCTGACCCACAGCAGCACCAGGCACGCCAGGATGCTGACCAGCGTGAGGCCGGCCACGTACCAGGACCAGAAATCGCTCGTAAAGTCGCTCATGAGGGTTCTCTCGTGCTGTCTTGGGGCGCTTCGTCGCGAAACGGCAGCAGGGCCGCGTCGTCGAAGCGGGCCTGGTTGCGCCGGGACCAGGCCCAGACAACGATGCCCAGGAAGGTCAACAGGCTGATCACGGTGACAGTGCTGCGCAGAACGTTGATGTCCATGTGTGCTCTCCAGGTGCTCACTTGATTGCGGTGCCGAGCACCTGCAGATAGGCGATCAGTGCGTCCAAGTCGGTCTTGCCTTTCACCTCGTCGCTGGACGCGGCGATCTCTTCGTCGGTGTACGGCGCGCCCAGCGTGCGCAGCGCTTGCATGCGCCTGGGCAGGCCGGCCGCGTCCACGGTCTTCTTCTCCAGCCAGGGGTAGGCCGGCATGTTGGACTCGGGCACCAGATCGCGCGGGTTGATCAGGTGGATGCGGTGCCATTCGTCGCTATAGCGGCCGCCCACGCGGTGCAGGTCGGGGCCGGTGCGCTTGCTGCCCCACTGGAACGGGCGGTCGTAGACGAACTCGCCCGCCACCGAGTAGTGGCCGTAGCGCAGCGTCTCGGCCTGGAAGGGGCGGATCATCTGCGAGTGGCAGTTGTAGCAACCCTCGCGCACGTACACGTCGCGTCCGGCGATCTGCAAGGCGGAGTACGGCTTGAGGCCGGGCACCGGTTGCGTGGTGGATTTCTGGAAGAACAGCGGAACGATTTCCACCAGACCGCCCACCGCGATCACCAGCACGATGAGCACGATCATCAGGAAGTTGTTGGTCTCGATCCGCTCGTGGGTGAAACCTTGTGGCTTTTCTTGGGCCATGTGCGTGTCCTCAGGCTTGAGCCGGATTCAGGGTTGGAATGCGGGCCTCTTGCACCCGTCCGTTGCGCGCGGTCATGACCATGTTCCAGAACATCAGCACCATGCCGGCGAGGTAGAGCACGCCGCCGCTCAGGCGGATCAGATAGAAGGGGAAGGTGGCCTTCACCGACTCGACGAAGGTGTAGGTCAGGCTGCCATCGGGGTTGACCGCACGCCACATCAGGCCCTGCATCACGCCGGCGATCCACATCGCGGCGATGTAGAGCACGATGCCGATGGTCGAGATCCAGAAGTGCAGTTCGATGGCGGGCACCGAGTACATCTGCTTCTGGCCGTAGAGGCGCGGGATCAGGTAGTACATCGTGCCCATGGTGATCAGGCCGACCCAGCCCAATGCACCGGCGTGCACGTGGCCCACGGTCCAGTCGGTGTAGTGCGAGAGCGCGTTCACCGTCTTGATCGACATCATCGGCCCCTCGAAAGTGGCCATGCCGTAGAACGACAGGGAGACGATCAGGAAGCGCAGGATCGGGTCTTCGCGCAGCTTGTGCCAGGCGCCCGAGAGGGTCATGATGCCGTTGATCATGCCGCCCCAGCTGGGCGCCAGCAGGATGAGCGAGAACACCATGCCGACCGATTGCGCCCAGTCGGGCAAGGCCGTGTAGTGCAGGTGGTGCGGGCCGGCCCACATGTAGGTGAAGATCAGCGCCCAGAAGTGCACGATGGACAGGCGGTAGCTGTACACGGGGCGCTCGGCCTGCTTGGGGATGAAGTAATACACCATGCCCAGGAAACCGGCGGTGAGGAAGAAGCCGACCGCGTTGTGGCCGTACCACCACTGCACCATCGCGTCCTGCACGCCGGCGTAGGCCGAGTAGCTCTTGAACAGGTCCACCGGCAACGCGGCGCTGTTGACCAGGTGCAACACCGCCACGGCCAGGATGAAGGCGCCGAAGAACCAGTTGGCCACGTAGATGTGGCGCACCTTGCGCATGCCAATGGTGCCGAAGAACACGATGGCGTAGGACACCCACACGAACGTGATCAGGATGTCGATCGGCCACTCCAGCTCCGCGTATTCCTTGCCCGAGGTGTAGCCCATGGGCAGCGTGATCGCGGCCAGCACGATGACCAGTTGCCAACCCCAGAAGGTGAAGGCCGCGAGCCGGTCGGAGATCAGGCGGACCTGGCAGGTGCGCTGCACCACGTAGTAGCTGGCGGCGAACAGGCCGCAACCACCGAAGGCGAAGATCACCGCGTTGGTGTGCAAGGGCCGCAGGCGGCCATACGACAGCCATTCGATGCCCAGATTGAGCGCAGGCCAGGTGAGCTGCGCGGCGATGATCACGCCCACCAGCATGCCCACCACGCCCCATACCACCGTCATGATGGCGAATTGCCGAACGACTTTGTCGTTGTAGACCTCTGCCGATGGGCGGGTCCCGCTGGTCACTGACATACACAACTCCTCGCAAGTGTCATGCAAGCAGTGTCGGCAAGGCGCGGCGTTCGCACCTTGACCTACGTCAATCGTTCTTCAGAATGCGCTCGCCTTCGCGTTCGACGTTGTCGAACTGGCCGCCTTGCAGCGCCCACCAGAACACGCCGATGATGCCGAAGACCAGCAGCACGGAGAGCGGAATCAGGAGAAAGAGAACGTCCATGCTTTCAGGTTCGCGCCAGGCGCAAGGCATTGCCGATCACTAGCAAGGAACTCGCCGCCATGCCCAGGCCGGCGAGCCACGGCGGCATATAGCCCAGCAGCGCCAGGGGCACGCACACCAGGTTGTAGCCGGCGGCCCAGGCCAGGTTCTGGCGCACCGTGCGCAGCGTGTTGCGCGCCTGGGTCAGGGTGCGCACCACGTCCATCACCTGGCCGCCCTGCACGATGAAGTCCGATTGCGCCTGCGCCAGTGGGGCCGCATGGCCGAGCGCGAACGAGGTGTCGGCCCGCGCGAGCACCGGACCGTCGTTGAGGCCATCGCCCACCATCGCGACTTTCAGGCCGCGCGCCTGCAGTGCCTGGATTTCGGCGAGCTTTTGCTCCGGCGACGCGCCACCGATGATGTGGTCCACCCCCACGGCCTGCCCCACCCGAAGCGCCGCGAGGCCATGATCGCCCGAGAGCAGCCAGGTGCGCACGCCCTTCTCGCGCAAGGCCGCCACCGCCTGCGCCGCGTCGTCGCGCAAACCTTCTTCGAGGCGGAAACTGGCCAACCAGCCGCTCGGGTCGGCCAGGTGCACCGTGGGCGCCTCCGGATGGTTTTCCCAGGACGCGGCACCGCAGAAGGCCGCAGAGCCCAGGCGCACCCAAGCGCCATCGGGCTGCACCGCCTGCATGCCCTGCCCCGCCTGTTCGGTGTGGCCGGCCAGGGGTGCCAGCACAACGTGTTCGGCCAGCGCTTGCGCGACGATGGCGCGCGAGGCCGGGTGCAAGGAGCCTTCGGCCAAGGCCCCTGCGAGCGCGAGCGCCTGGGCGCGATCCACGCCATCGCGCGTGCGGATCTCGCGCACCGCGGGCCGGTCGTGTGTGAGCGTGCCGGTCTTGTCGAACACCACCGCGTCCACCTGGGCCAGGGTCTCGAAGGCTTGCAGCCGCCGCACCAGAACACCGCGGCGCGCCAGGGCGCCGGCGGAGGTGAGCATGGCCGCCGGCGTGGCGAGCGAGAGCGCACAGGGACAGGTGACGATCAGCACTGCGACCGCGACGGCCAGGGCCTGCGAATGGTCGAGCTGCCACCAGGTCACGCCCGCGAGCGCCGCGGCCAGCAACACCAGCAGCAGGAACGGCGCGGCCACGCGGTCGGCCAGCACGGCCAGGCGCGGCTTCTCTGTCGAGGCCCGCTCCATCAGCTGCACGATCTGCGCGAAGCGCGTGTCCCGGCCCAGGCGCGCCACCCGCACGCGCACCGGCCCGCCCAGGTTGAAGCTGCCGGCCACCAGCGCCTGGCCCTGCCGCCGCGCGACCGGGTGCGACTCGCCGGTGAGCAGCGCCTCGTCGACCAGCGCGTCGGCATCGAGCAGTTCGCCATCGGCGGGAAACGCCTGCGCTGCGCGCACGCGCAGCACGTCACCCACCTGCAGGCGGCGCAGCGAGACCGATTCGAAGCTGCCATCGGGCTTCTGCCGGTCGCACACCTGCGGCAAACGGTTCATCAGCTCGTCCAGCGCACCCGCGGTGTGGTCGCGCGCCTTGTGTTCGAGGTAGCGCCCGCCCAGCAAGAAGAACACGAACATGGTCAGCGAGTCGAACCAGACCTCCGAGCCCCAGGGACCATGGGGGTCGAAGGTCGCGGCAGAGCTGGCCAGGAAGGTCACGAGGATGCCGATGGACACCGGCGTGTCCATGCCCACGCGGCCGTGCCGAAGATCGCGCCAGGCGTTGGCGAAGAACGGGCCGCTGGCAAAGAACACCACCGGCAGGCTGACCACCCAGCTGGCCCAGCGCAGCAGTTGGTCGATGTCGGCAGGGATCTCACCCGGCTCGGCGACGTACGCGGGCCACGCGAACATCATCACCTGCATCATGCAGAAGCCGGCCACGAACAGGCGCCAGAGGGCCTGCCGGGTTTCGCGCAGGCGCTCGCTGACCGAGGCAGCCTGGGGCATCGGCAGCACCCGGTAACCCCGTTGACCGAGCGCGCGGGCCAGCGTGGACAGGCGCGTGAGCGCCGGGTCCCACTGCAGGGCCAGGCGCCGCGTGGCCGCGTGGACCTGGGCGCCCAGAAAGCCCGGCATGCCTTGCAAGGCCGACTCCACCGCGTCGGCGCAGGCCGCGCAATACATGCCCTGCACCACGAGGACCGACTCGGCCCCGCTGCCGGCCGGCGCATCCGCGGTCAACGACCGGGTGAACGCTTCCTGCTCCACGGGATCGTCCAGCACCGCGAAATCGTCGGTGACCGTCAGCGATCCCCGGTGTTCGTCCACCCAGTCCCCGACCAGCCCGGGCACACGGCTTGCGGCAAGAGATGGGGAGACTGCAGAATGCATGGCGCAAGCGTAGTCCACGCCGTGAGCTGCGCTCTTGACATAGATCAAGCACAAATGCCGATGCTTTGTTACGCTGGACCGGTCAACCACAGAAGGAGAATCAACATGTACAAGCGAATTCTGATTGCCACCGACGGGTCGAAGCTGTCCGATCAGGCGGTAGAACACGGCCTCAATCTGGCCGACCTGACAGGCGCGGACGTGGTGGCGCTCAAGGTGGTCCCGCGCTATCCGCAGTCCTACTTCGAAGGCGGTGTGGCGCTGGCCGCCGCCGAGGTGGGCCGCATCGAAAAGCAATGGCAGGAACAGGCATTGGTCGCCGTGAACGCGGTGAAGTCGGCCGGGCAACTGCGCGAGGTGAAGGTCAAGCCGGTCACGGTGAAGTCCGACCTGGTGTCCGAAGCCATCATCGCCACGGCCAAGCGCAACAAGTGCGACCTGATCGTGATGGCCTCGCACGGCCGCCGCGGCATCAAGCGCCTGTTGCTGGGCAGCGAAACGCAACAGGTGCTGACGCACTCGCACATTCCCGTGCTGGTGCTGAGGTAAGGCCTCACGGGCGTCGGCTCAGCCTCTGACCGGGGCCCGGGCGGGGAGCAGAAAAAGCGCCAGGAACGCCAGGAGCCCCACGGCGGATGACAGCACCAGCGCGCCCGCCCCCCAGTGGTCAAGCGCCAGCCCGAACAGCCAGGGCGCCAACGCCTGAGCGAACCTGGCAGGCACCATCAACACACCCTGGCGCTGGCCGTACCCGTGCGGGCCGAAGACGACCAGGGGCAGCGTGCCCTTGGCGATGGTCAGAATGCCATTGCCCGCGCCATGCAGGATGCCGAACACCGCCGCCGCTGGCGCACCCCAAAGCGCCAGCGCCGCGGCGCCCAACGGGTGCAGAGCCGACGCCAGCCGGGCCGACAGCAGCGGATGGACCTTGCTCAGAAAACCGAACTCCAGCAAGCGCGCGCCCACCTGGGCAGGCCCGATAAGCGCCCCCACAAACACAGCACTGGCGAGGGTGGCGCCCGCTGCCTGGAGCAAGCGTGGCAGGTGCGCGGCCATTGCCGTGGAGATGAACCACGTCGTGGCGAACACGAAAGAAAGCACCCAAGTCGCCCGCCCCACGGACGCACTTTTCACCACCTCGCGCGGCATGGGGTCTGCGCGTGCTGGCTGGGGCAGCGTTGTCGGCGCCCGTGCGAGCAAGGCATTGAGCGGCAGCCCCAGCACCAGGTGCAGTGCCGCCCAGACCAGGCAGGCACCGCGCCACCCGATGTGCGCTTCCATCCATGCCGACAGGGGCCAGCCCACCGTGCTGGCGAACCCGGCGATGAGCGTGATGCCCGTGATGGCGCCGCGCGCCTCCTTGCCATACAAGCGCACCAGCGAGGCAAACGCGGCCTCGTACAGGCCACTGCCCATGCCGATGCCGATGACGATCCAGGAGGCAAAGAGTCCGATGGGCCCCTGCGCAAATCCGAGCCCCATCAAACCGAGCGCGAAGAGAACATTGGTTGCCATCAACACCGGCCGGCCGCCCCACCGATCGATCGCCGCACCGGCACGGGGCCCCAACAAGGCCGAGACCACCAACGCGACCGAGAAAGCCGCGAAGACCGTCGGAACCGAGACACCCAGTTCGCGTGCCATGGGCGCTGCCAGCATGGCCGGCAGGTAGTACGAAGACGCCCAGGCCAGGGTCTGCGCGGCGCCCAACGCCGCCACGCTCAGGCCGCGCCGCTCACCTTGCATGGCTTGCGTCAAGCACGCCGCGCGCCCGTGTCCACGACCACCTCCCCGTCCTCCTTGGTGAACGGTGGCAGCGGCCCCACCGGCAGCAGCTCCAGCACCACTTCCGATGGCCGACACAGTGCCGTGCCCAGCGGCGTCTCCACGATGGGGCGGTTCATCAGGATCGGGTACTGCGCCATGAAGTCCAGCAACTGCTCGTCGCTCCAATGCGCATCGCCGAGTTGAAGCTCCGCGTACGGCGTGCCCTTTTCGCGCAGCAGCGCCCGAACGGGCATGCCCATCGCCGCGAGCAGTTGCCGGATACGCGCCTGGGACGGCGGTGTCTTCAGGTACTCGACGACGGTGGGCTCGATACCCGCATGCCGGATCAGCGCCAGCGTGTTGCGCGACGTGCCGCACAGGGGGTTGTGAAAAATCGTGATGCTCATGGGATCCTCGGCGTCATGCCGCGCTCGTACCAGCCCTGCGACCGGTTGACGATGGCCACCATCGCCAGCATCACTGGCACCTCGATGAGCACACCGACGACCGTGGCCAAGGCCGCGCCCGACTGGAAGAAACCGGGCATCGCCTGACCCAGCGCCATGCCGGCGAGGATGCACAGCCCAACACACAGGGACAGATAACGCTCGAAGAATCCCATGGCGCTTGCGGGTGCCGCGCGCAGCGCGGTCTCAGCAGCCACAAGCCGCCCCCGAGGGTTCGGCGGCGCAGGCTGCGCCCGCGCAGCAGTTGTCGGTGAGATAGCCGAGCAAGGCATTCATGCGGTCGAAGGCTGCCCGGTAGATGAGGTTCTTGCCGACCCGCTCGCAGGTGACCAGGCCCGCCGTTGCCAGCTCCTTCAAATGGAACGACAGGGTGGTGGCGGGAATGCCCAAGCCCTCGTGCATCACGCCAGGGGTCATGCCGGAAGGGCCGCAGACCACCAGTGCGCGAAACACCTGGAGCCGCACGGTATGGGCCAACGCGGCCAGCGATTGAATGACGTCTTCTTCGTTCACGGCATGACAATACCACAATTCTCGAATTATGAACTCATAAGACTGCCTTCGCATCCGCGAACTGCGTCTCCAGCCAATCCTGAAACGCCTTCATCGCCGTGCTCTTGCGCCGTGTCTTCACCCGTGTGAGCCAGTAACCGCCTACATTCACCTCGACGTCGAACAGGCGCGCCAGGCGCCCGCTGCGCAAGTCACGATCGAACAACGCGACTGGCAACAGCGCCACGCCAGCGCCTTGCGCGGCAGCCTCAGCCGACACCAGAGACGCATCGAACACGGGACCGGTCAGCAACGAACACGGCGTGCCGGCGGCCTCGAACCATTGCGGCCACTCGTCCGACCGGAAGGAGCGCAGCAAGGTCTCGCGCCCCAGGTCGGCGGGCGCGCGGATGCGGTGGACCAGCGAAGGCGCGCACAGCGGCGTCAACGGCGCGTCGAGCAAATGGCGCGTCTGCATGCCGGGCCATTGCCCATCGCCGAAGCGGATCGCGCAGTCCAGGCCTTCCGCGGCCAGA
The sequence above is a segment of the Hydrogenophaga sp. BPS33 genome. Coding sequences within it:
- a CDS encoding ArsR/SmtB family transcription factor — translated: MNEEDVIQSLAALAHTVRLQVFRALVVCGPSGMTPGVMHEGLGIPATTLSFHLKELATAGLVTCERVGKNLIYRAAFDRMNALLGYLTDNCCAGAACAAEPSGAACGC
- the arsC gene encoding arsenate reductase (glutaredoxin) (This arsenate reductase requires both glutathione and glutaredoxin to convert arsenate to arsenite, after which the efflux transporter formed by ArsA and ArsB can extrude the arsenite from the cell, providing resistance.), whose translation is MSITIFHNPLCGTSRNTLALIRHAGIEPTVVEYLKTPPSQARIRQLLAAMGMPVRALLREKGTPYAELQLGDAHWSDEQLLDFMAQYPILMNRPIVETPLGTALCRPSEVVLELLPVGPLPPFTKEDGEVVVDTGARRA
- a CDS encoding LysR family transcriptional regulator → MDLPLNALRAFEVSARHLSFTRAAQELHLTQTAVSQHVKNLEQRLGKPLFRRVPRGLALTDEGLALLPALVDAFARMSATLESFKGAQKREVLSVGVVGTFAVGWLLPRLRDFQARHPFVELRLSTHNNRIDLAAEGLDCAIRFGDGQWPGMQTRHLLDAPLTPLCAPSLVHRIRAPADLGRETLLRSFRSDEWPQWFEAAGTPCSLLTGPVFDASLVSAEAAAQGAGVALLPVALFDRDLRSGRLARLFDVEVNVGGYWLTRVKTRRKSTAMKAFQDWLETQFADAKAVL